A window of Neisseria canis contains these coding sequences:
- a CDS encoding ComEA family DNA-binding protein codes for MKKLMLGVLAALSCAWSLAAVNINTATAEELKALPGIGPAKAAAIVEYRQANGAFKSVEELKKVKGIGDGIFNKLKEEATVSGAAKAKPAKPVQPKAK; via the coding sequence ATGAAAAAACTGATGTTGGGTGTGTTGGCGGCGTTGTCGTGTGCGTGGTCGCTGGCGGCGGTGAATATCAATACGGCGACGGCGGAGGAGTTGAAGGCGTTGCCGGGTATCGGCCCGGCGAAGGCGGCGGCGATAGTGGAATACCGTCAGGCCAACGGTGCCTTTAAAAGTGTGGAGGAGTTGAAGAAGGTGAAGGGTATCGGGGACGGTATCTTCAATAAGCTGAAGGAAGAGGCGACGGTGTCGGGTGCGGCGAAGGCCAAACCGGCCAAACCGGTGCAGCCCAAGGCCAAGTAG